Sequence from the Angustibacter luteus genome:
AGGTCGTCGAGCTCGTCCGCGACGGGGACCGCGAGGTCACCCGCACGCGCGTCTTCGACGACAGCGAGGAGCACTGGGTCGCCTCGTTCGGCGAGAGCCGCGACGGGCGGCTGGTCGCGCTCGTCGAGGTCTGGGCCGATGGCACGTCGACGCCACCGGAGGGCAGCCGCGCGAGCTCCTAGCCGTCGGCCGGTTGGTTGAGGAACCAGCGGTGCCCGAACGGGTCGCGGATGACGGCGATCCGGCCGATGCCACCGTCCTCGGGGCCACGGTCGAGCAGCGCACCACCGTTGCTGGCCCGCTCGGCCAGTGCGTCCACGTCGGGCACGGTCAGGTGCAACGTGATCGCCGCGCCTCGGCCCGGCAAGGGGGCCTCGACGTTCAGCTCGGGGTGCGCGTCGCTCATCATCCAGCGAGCACCGTCGATCTCGAGCTCCACGTGCCCGATGCGCCCGTCCGGCATCACGATCGGCTCGTAGGTGACCACGGCACCCAGGTGCTCGACGTACCAGTCGATCGCCCGGGGCGCGTCGTCCACGGCGATGTACGGGGTCAGTTCCGACATGCCTCCACCATGGCCGTGGACGCCGCCCCGCGCAATCCAGGGTCAGCGGTGCCCGCGATCTCTGCACGCTAGGCTCGCCGGGTGCAGATCCTGGTGCTCAACGGTCCCAACCTCGGTCGGCTCGGCACCCGCGAGCCGGCCGTCTACGGCACCACGACGTACGAGCAGCTGGTCACGCTGTGCGAGCAGGCCGGCGAGGCGGTCCGGGCCGAGGTCGAGGTGCGCCAGACCGACGCTGAGCACGAGATGCTCGGCTGGCTGCATGAGGCCGCCGACTCGGGTGCCGCCGTGGTGCTCAACCCCGGGGGCTGGACGCACACCTCCGTCGCCCTTCGGGATGCGTGCGCCGGGCTGACCGGGCCGATGGTCGAGGTGCACATCAGCAACGTGCACGCCCGCGAGGAGTTCCGCCGGCACTCGTACGTCTCACCCGTGGCCACGGCGGTCATCGCGGGGCTCGGCGTCGACGGCTACCCGGCCGCCATCCGCTGGCTCGCCGGCCGCGCCTGACCTCCCCGCCGCCCCGCACGTGTCCCGCTATCTGGGGCTACCGCGTGGGTTTGACCCCGGATGTCGGGACATCTGCGGGTGGGGAAGCGGTCAGCGGGGGGCGATGGCCTGGCGCATCAGGCCGTAGGAGATCGAGTCGACCAGCGCCTCCCAGGACGCCTCGACGATGTTCGCGGCCACGCCGACCGTCTCCCAGGACGACGACCCGTCGGAGGTCTCGATCAGCACCCGGGTCACGGCGTCCGACCCGTGCGCGGCGTCCAGGATGCGCACCCGGAAGTCGATGAGCTGCAGCTTGCGCAGCTCGGGGTAGGCCGGTGACAACGCCTCGCGCAGCGCGTGATCCAGGGCGTTGACCGGACCGTTGCCCTCCCCCGTCGCGACCACCCGGCGGCCTGCCGCGGTCACCTTCACGGTGGCCTCCGAGGTCGCCGTCGCGTCGCCGCGGGCGTCGGTGATGACCCGCCAGCTCTCGACGTCGAAGTAGCGCGCCCGCTCGCCGTCGACCTCGGCGCGCAGGAGCAGCTCGAACGAGGCGTCGGCGGCGTCGAACGTGTAGCCCTGCGCCTCCAACGCCTTGACCCTCTCGGTGACCCGGGCGAGCAGCTCGTCCTGGCCGGACAGGTCGTAGCCGAGCTCGCGTCCCTTGAGCTCGATGGACGCGCGGCCGGCCATCTCCGAGACCAGCGTGCGCATGTCGTTGCCGACCTGGGTGGGGTCGGTGTGCTGGTAGAGGTCCGGGTCGATCCGCAGCGCGCTGGCGTGCAGGCCGGCCTTGTGCGCGAACGCACTGGCCCCGACGTAGGGCTGGCGCGAGTAGGGAACGACGTTGGTGATCTCGCTGATCGCGTGCGCGATCCGGGTGGCTTCCTTGAGCCGCAACGGGTCCAGGACCGGCAGGCCCTGCTTGATCACCAGGTTCGCGACCACCGTCACGAGGTCCGCGTTGCCGGTCCGCTCGCCGTAGCCGTTCAGGGTGCCCTGCACGTGCGTGGCACCGGCCTCGACGGCGGCGAGGGAGTTGGCGACGGCGCAGCCGGTGTCGTTGTGGCAGTGGATCCCCAGCCGGGCACCGGACGTCGAGAGCACCTCGTGCACCGTGTCGGCGACCTGCGGGGGCAGCATCCCACCGTTGGTGTCGCAGAGGGTGATGACCTCGGCCCCGGCCTCGGCGGCGAGCCGCACCACCTCGAGCGCGTACTTCGGGTCGTCCTGGTAGCCGTCGAAGAAGTGCTCGGCGTCGAGCACCACGCGTCGACCCTCGCCGGCCAGGAACGAGACCGTGTCCCGGATCATCTCGAGGTTCTCGGCCGGCGTCGTGCGCAGCGCGTACTCGACGTGCCGCACGTGGCTCTTCGCGACCAGGGTCACCACCGGCGCCTGCGAGTCGAGCAATGCCCTGACCTGGGGGTCCGTCGCTGCTGTACCGCCCGGACGGCGGGTCGCGCCGAACGCGGCGAGCACGGCGTTGCGCAGCGAGAGCCGCTGCGCGGCGAGGGCGAAGAACTCGGTGTCCTTGGGGATCGCCCCGGGCCACCCACCCTCGATGAAGCCGACCCCCAGGTCATCCAGGTGCGCAGCGATCGCCAGCTTGTCGTGCACGGACAGCGCGAGCCCCTCCTGCTGGGCCCCGTCGCGCAGTGTCGTGTCGTAGACGTGGAAGTCGCTGCTGAGCGTCACGGTCGTCCTGCTCTCTCATGTGCGGTGCGTACCGAACCAGTCTGACAACGAAAAAGACCCCCCGGGCACGGGAGGTCTGGCGCGTCGTCGGACTCGAGCGTCCGGCGGCGCGCCTCACGTAATGATCCACCTGGTCGGCATAGCCCGGCCATCGTCGCACTCGTCCCACACCTTGACTACCCAATCTCGCCATCTGGACCGGCCGCCGTGACCAGGGCCCGGAACAGCCGCGGGTCCGAGCCCACCTCAGGGTGCCACTGGACGCCGATCCGCCACCGTGCGCCCGCTGCCTCGATACCTTCCAGCACACCGTCGTCCGCCCACGCCGTGGGCTCGTAGCCGGGATGGCTGGCGACGCCCTGGTGGTGGTACGTCGGCACCGTCAGCCGCTCCCCGAGCACAGTCCGCAGCCGCGAGCCGTCCGCCGTCCGGACGCCGTGCTCGCCGTACCGTCCCGGTGCCGGCGAGTGGTCGTCGTGTCCGAGCCGGTCCGGCAGGTGCTGCTCGAGCGCACCGCCGGCGGCGACCGCCATCACCTGCATGCCGCGGCAGATGCCCAGCAACGGCAGGTCCGCCTCGACCGCCGCCCGGACGAGCGCTACCTCGGCGTCGTCCCGGTCGGGGCGCGGTGGTTGCAGCACCGCGTGCGGCGGCTCGCCGTAGCGAGCCGGGTCCACATCGGCCCCGCCGGCCACGACCAGCGCGTCCAGGACGTCGACCAGCTCCCGCGCGGCGCCGTCCGCGAGGTCGCGCTCCGGGGGGACGAGGAGCACGCGAGCCCCGGCGGCCCGCAGGGCGTCGACGTAGGCCTGCGGCACCAGCACCGCCGGGACGTCGCGCCAGACCCCCCAGGACGCCGGCTCGGCGTAGCAGGTGAGTCCGACGAGCGGCCTCACGGTGGTCCTCACAACGGCGTCACGTACGCGCCGCTGATCCCGCCGTCCACCATGAACTGCGACGCGGTGATGAAGCTCGAGTCGTCGCTGGCCAGGAAGGCCACGGCGGCGGCCATCTCGTCGGGCTCGGCGAACCGGCCGAGCGGGATGTGCACCAGGCGCCGCGCGGCGCGCTCGGGATCCTTGGCGAACAGCTCCTGCAGCAGCGGGGTGTTCACCGGGCCCGGGCACAGCGCGTTGACCCGCACGCCCTGCCGGGCGAACTGCACCCCCAGCTCGCGGGACATCGACAGCACGCCGCCCTTGCTCGCGGTGTAGGAGATCTGCGAGGTGGCCGCCCCCATCACCGCCACGAACGACGCCGTGTTGATGATCGAGCCCTTGCCCTGCTCGAGCATGTAGGGCAGCGCGGCCTTGCAGCACAGGTACACCGACGTGAGGTTCACGTCCTGCACCCGGCGCCAGGCCTCGATCCCGGTGTCCAGGATCGAGTCGTCGTCCGGCGGCGAGATGCCCGCGTTGTTGAACGCGACGTCCACGCTGCCGTAGGTGTCCTTCGCGGCCCGGAACAGCGCGTCGACCTGGTCCGCGTCCGTGACGTCGCAGTGCCGGTAGAGGCCCTCGACCTCCTCCGCGACCTCGCGTCCCCGGGCATCGTCCAAGTCGCCGATGACCACCCGCGCGCCCTCCTGGGCGAACCGGCGCACCGTGGCCAGACCGATGCCGCTGCACCCGCCGGTGACCACGCAGACCCTCCCTGCCAACCGCCCTGCCATCGTCGTCCTCCCCATGCCTCAGTCGTTCGTCGCGATGAACACGTTCTTGACCTCGGTGAACGAGTCCAGGGCGTCCGGCCCCAGCTCGCGTCCCAGGCCGGACTGCTTGAAGCCACCGAACGGCGTGGAGTACCGCACGGACGAGTGCGAGTTCACCGAGAGGTTGCCGGCCTCGATGCCGCGGGCGACGCGCAGCGCCCGGCCCACGTCCCGGGTCCAGATCGACCCGGACAGCCCGTAGGCGGTGTCGTTGGCCATCGCGACCGCGTCACCATCGTCCTCGAACGGGAGCACCGCGACGACGGGCCCGAACACCTCCTCGCGCCACACGGCGTCCTGCACCGACCGCGGCTGGACGACTGTCGGCGGGTACCAGTAGCCCGCACCCTCCGGTGCCGATCCCCGGAAGAGGACGTCGACGGACTCGCTCGCGCCCTCGACGAACGAACGGACCCGCTCGCGCTGGCCGGCGCTGATCAGCGGACCCATCTCGGCGTCCTCGGACGACGGGTCCATCACCCGGACCCCGTGCACGGCGGTCTCGAACAGCGCCATGAACTGGTCGAACACGCTGCGCTGCACCAGGATCCGGCTGCGGGCGCAGCAGTCCTGGCCGGCGTTGTCGAACACCGCGTACGGCGCGGTCGCGGCGGCCCGCTCGAGGTCGGCGTCCGCGAACACGACGTTCGCGGACTTGCCGCCCAGCTCGAGGGTGACCCGCTTGACCTGGTCGGCAGCGCCGCGCATGATCCGCTGCCCGACGGCGGTGGAGCCGGTGAAGCAGACCTTGCGCACCAACGGGTTCGTGACGAACCGCTCCCCCACCACCGAGCCCTGGCCAGGCAGGATCGTGAGCACGTGCTCGGGCAGGCCGGCCTCGAGCGCGAGCTCGCCCAGCCGGATGGCAGTCAGCGGGGTCAGCTCGGCGGGCTTCAGGACGACGGCGTTGCCGGCCGCCAGCGCGGGCGCGAACCCCCAGCCGGCGATCGGCATCGGGAAGTTCCAGGGCACGATCACGCCGACGACGCCGAGCGGCTCCTTGAACGTGACGTCGAGGCCGTCGGCGACCGGGATCTGCCGTCCGAACAGCCGCTCCGGCGCCGCGCTGTAGTAGGCCAGCACGTCCCGGACGTTGCCCGCCTCCCAGCGCGCGTTGCCCAACGTGTGGCCCGCCCCGCGCACCTCGAGCCGGGCGAGCTCCTCGACGTGGGCGTCCACCACCTCGGCGAACCGGCGCAGCAGCCGGCCGCGGTCGGCTGGCGCCAGGCGCGCCCAGGTCCGCTGCGCCGCGGCCGCCGACTCGATCGCGCGGTCGGTCTGCTCGACGTCGACGAGGGCGACGGTCTCGACCAGGGCCTCGGTGGCCGGGTCCAGGACGTCGTGGCTGGTGTGCAGGGCCTGCGACATCGTCACAGCCTCTCGAACCCGCGGAAGCGCTCCCAGTCGGTCACCGCCGCGTCGAAGGCGGCGAGCTCGACGTCCGCCGCGTTGAGGTAGTGGTCGACGACGTCGTCGCCGAAGGCCGACCGGGCCACCGCAGAGGCGTCGAAGAGCTCGCGCGCAGCCCGCAGGGTGGAGGGCACCTTGGGCTTGTCCGAGGCGTAGGCGTTGCCCTCGAACGCCGGCTCCAGCTCGAGCCCGTTCTCGATGCCGTGCAGCCCGCCGGCCAGCATCGCAGCGGTGGCCAGGTACGGGTTGACGTCGCCGCCGGGGAGCCGGTTCTCCAGCCGCAGGCCGGCGCCGTGGCCGACGACGCGCAGCGAGCAGGTGCGGTTGTCCCGACCCCAGGCCGCGGTGGTCGGCGCGAACGAACCGGGCGCGAACCGCTTGTAGGAGTTGATGTTCGGCGCGTAGAAGAGCGTCAGCTCGGGCAGCGTCGCCAGCACCCCCGCGACGAACTGCTCGAACACCTCGGTCGGGCCGGAGCCCTCGTCGAACACGATGGCCCCGTCGGTGCCGCGCAGGCTCATGTGGATGTGGCACGAGTTGCCCTCGCGCTCGTCGAACTTGGCCATGAACGTCAAGGACTTGCCGTGCAGGGCCGCGATCTCCTTCGCGCCGGTCTTGTAGACGCTGTGGTTGTCGGAGGTGCGCAGCACGTCGTCGTACCGGAAGGCGATCTCGTGCTGGCCCAGGTTGCACTCCCCCTTGGCCGACTCGACGGTCAGCCCGGCGGCGTCCATGTTCCGGCGGATGTCGCGCAGCAGCGGCTCGACCCGGGTGCCGCCGAGGATCGAGTAGTCCACGTTGTACCGGTTGGCCGGCGTGAGGTTGCGGTACGCGCCGTCCCAGGCCTGCTCGTACGTCGTGTCGTAGACCATCAACTCCAGCTCAGTGCCCGCCAGTGCGGCGTAGCCGAGGTCGTCGGCCCGCTCGACCTGTCGCCGCAGCACCCGCCGCGGGGACTGCTCGACCGGACCGCCGTCGATCCAGGCCAGGTCGCACTGCACCATGGCCGAGCCCGGCACCCACGGCGTCAGGCGCAGGGTGGACATGTCCAGCACGAACTCCATGTCGCCGTAGCCGGTGCTCCAGGAGCTGATCGCGTAGCCGTCGACGGTGTTCATGTCGACATCCACGGCCAGCAGGTAGTTGCAGCCCTCGGTGCCGTGCTCGAGCACGGTGTCCAGGAAGAACGGCGCGTGGATCCGCTTGCCCTGCAGGCGTCCCTGCATGTCGGTGAACACCACGGCCACGGTGTCCACGTCGCCGTTGCTCACCCGCCGGCGCAGCTCGCCGATGGTCAGGGTCGGGGTGGGCGTCATGGTGCTCCTCTCGGGCGTTCGCTCAGGCCAGCAGACCACGCAGCAGCGCGGACGTCGCGTCGCAGTGCTGCTCCATGGCCAGCCTGGCACCCTGGGGGTCGCCGGACAGCACCGCGTCCACCACCGCACGGTGCTGGGCGTTGGAGTGGCCGATGTTGGTGGCCAGGACCGGGATGGCAGTGAGCATGTCGTGCACCATGGCCTGCACCTGGGTGACCGCCGCGACGAGCAGGTCCGAGCCCGACACGGTCGCCAGGGCAAGGTGCAGCCGCGAGTCCGCCTGCCGGTGCTCGGCCACGTCCGCCGCCTGCTCGACGGCAACCCGGCTGGCGACCAGCCACTGCCGCTGGTCGGCGCTCAGCTCGCGGGACGCGGCCAGCGCCGCGGCCCCGGGCTCGACCACCCGGCGGTAGTCCAGCGCGTCCCGGATCTGCGCGGAGTCCATGCCGCGCAACGCCTCGGGCGTGGACGCCGGGTCCGGGCCGCGGTAGATCACCACCGTGCCGCCGCCCCGACCGCGCCGGGTCTGCACCATGCCCGCGTCGCGCAGCGCGGCGATGGCCTCGCGCAGCGTCGAGCGGCTCACCCCGAGCGTCTCGGCGAGCTCGCGCTCGGGCGGCAGGTGCTGCCCGGGCGCGAACACCCCGAGCCGCACGCTGGTGGCCAGCTGCTCGACGGTCGCCTCGAACGCGTTACCGTCGCGCACCGGTCGCAGCACTGCTTGCGGCAACCGGTGCGCGGACGGCTCCGCGCCGACACCCCCTGTCCCCTGCCCGGCGGGTGTCACGACCCGAAGATCTCCGTGGCGGCCTTGGTGTCGTGCCCGCCCGGGACGTCCTTCATGAAGTGCTTGCGACCGCCGGCGAACCACGTGACCGTCGCGAAGACCAGGACGACGGCCACCGCCACGGGCGCGTAGTTGAAGCTGAGGCTGTTCACCGGTGACACGGGCGGCAGCATGAACAGGATCACGATGAAGCAGACCCAGACGACCGCGATCCAACCGATCGGCGCGCTCCACTTGCCGAGGCTCCACGGACCAGGCGCGAAGTCCGGGTTGCGGCGGCGCAGGAACACCGGCACGACGTAGGCGATGTACAGCCCGATGACCGCGATCGACGTGACGGCGAGGTACGCCACGACGCTGTGCAGGGCCGGCAGTGCCAGCACGATGGAGCAGGTCACGCACAGCCAGATCGAGTTCGTCGGCGTGCCGGTGCGCGGGTTGACCTTCGCCCACAGCCGCGAGCCCGGCAACGCGTTGTCCCGGCTGAACGCGAAGGACATCCGCGAGTTGGCCGTGACCGAGGCCATCCCGCAGAAGAACTGCGCGACCGCGCAGATCGCCAGCAGGAACTCACCGGTGTGCCGGCCGGCCGCGTCGATGAAGATCTGTGCCGGGGGCAGTCCGGTGGCGCTGGTGCGCGCGCCCTCGTAGCTCTGGATCGCTGCCGTGACGGCGACCAGCAGCACCCAGCCCGCCAGGATCGAGACCCAGACGCTGGACACCAGGCCCTTGGGCGCCGAGATCGAGGCTCCCCTGGTCTCCTCCGCCACGTGCGCCGAGGCGTCGTAGCCGGTGTAGGTGTACTGGGCCATCAGCAGGCCGATCAGGAACACGTAGATCGGTGCGCTCCACCCGGTGTGGTTCTCGTAGTGGGTGAACGTCCAGGACAGCGACTGGTGCTGGTCCGGCACGAAAACGAGCACGGCCACGATGATCGCGACACCGGCCAGGTGCCACCAGGCGCTGATGCTGCACAGCAGCTTGACCAGGTTCACACCGAAGGTGTTCAGCAGCCCGTGCAGCAGGATGATGACCACGAAGGCGACGAACGTGCTGTTGAGCGAGACACTCACCCCGAACACGAGGTTGAGCAGGGCCATCCAGGTCACCGCGGCGCCGTAGTCGATAGCGGCGGTGACGGCGACCTCGCCCATGAAGTTGAACCAGCCGACGTACCAGGCCCAGACAGCCTTGTTGTTCTTGGCCAGCCGCCCCGCCCAGTAGTACAGGCCGCCGGCGGTCGGGTAGACCGAGCACACCTCGGCCATCGCGAGCGCGACGCACAGCACAAACAGGCCGACGAGCGGCCAGCCGATGGTGATCGCGATCGGCCCCCCTGCGTTCATCGCGATCAGGTACGAGGTGATGCACCCGGCGAGCACCGAGATGATCGAGAACGAGACGGCGAAGTTCGAGAAGCCCGACATCCCCCGATGCAGCTCCTGCTTGTACCCCAGCTCGGCGAGCGCCCGCGAGTCGTCGTCCAGGCCGTCGTGGTCCAGCACGCTGTCAGCCATGTGCCCATCCCAAAGAACGGGGACCAGACCAGGGAGGGCCCAGTCACTAGAGCACTGGATCTTGCTCCTCGCACGACAGCGGCGTCAATGGTTTGCTCCCGGACCTTTGCAGGTCCGCACAGCTCAGACCAGGCGGTGCATCCAGCCGCGGTCGTCGGCGGACCGGCCGTACTGCAGGTCCAGCAGGGCGGCCCGCACCGACGCCGTCACCGGCCCGGTCTCGCCGCCGCCGATCACGGTCTCGCCGTCGGGCTCGGCCAGCAGGCCGACCGGGGTCACGACCGCGGCCGTCCCGCAGGCGAAGACCTCGCGGATCCGGCCGGACGCCGCACCCTCACGCCACTCGTCGATGGAGATCCGGCGCTCGTCCACCTTGTGTCCGGCGTCGTCCAGCAGGGTCAGGATCGAGTCCCGGGTGACGCCCTCGAGGATCGTGCCGGTCAGCTCCGGGGTGACCACGGTGCCGTCGTCCTGCACGAAGTAGAGGTTCATCCCGCCGAGCTCCTCGACCCACTTGCGCTCGACCGCGTCGAGGAAGCAGACCTGGTCGCAGCCGCGCTCGATGGCCTCGACCTGCGCCGCCAGGCTGGCCGCGTAGTTGCCGCCGCACTTCGCTGCGCCGGTGCCGCCGGGCGCCGAGCGGGTGTACTCGCTGGACAGCCAGATCCGCACCGGCTTGACCCCGCCGGCAAAGTAGGGACCGGCCGGGGACGCGATGACGCAGAACGTGATCTCGGCCGCCGGCCGCACGCCCAGGAACGCCTCGGAGGCGAACATGAACGGCCGCAGGTACAGGCTCGCCTCGCCGCCGGACGGCTCCGGCACCCAGTCGGCGTCCGCGGACACCAGCGACCGCACCGCCTCGAGGAAGTCCTCGGCGGGCAGCTCGGGCAGAGCCAGTCGGCGGGCCGAGCGCTGGAACCGGGCGGCGTTCTGATCGGGACGGAACGCCCAGATCGACCCGTCGGCGTGCCGGTAGGCCTTCATCCCCTCGAAGATCTCCTGCGCGTAGTGCAGCACCGCGGCGGAGGGGTCGAGCTGGATCGGGCCGTAGGGCTTGACCTGGGCGTCGTGCCAGCCGTCGGCCGGCGTCCAGGTCACCGTCACCATGTGGTCCGTGAAGTGCTTGCCGAAGCCAGGCGACGACAGGATCTGAGCACGCTCGGACTCTGGGCGCGGGCTCGTGGCGGGGGTCAAGGAGAACTCGAGCATGTTCGGACGCTACCGCACCCGCGAAGGGGGTGTGCAGGGCTCAAGACCCATCGTTGTCAGTCCGATAAGTGCCCTGTGGAGAACCACGATTCCGAGGGACGCAGCGTCGCGTCGAGCCGTTGGCTGTGCCGAACGGAGATGGAGCGTGCGCGCTTCGCGGACATGAACGAGCGGGTGGCCACGGCGCGCCGCGTCCAGGGCCTGGTGATCAGCCTGGTCATCCTCGTCGGCGCCCCCACCTACACCTGGGCCGTCGTCCCCGTCGTCCTGGCCGGGCTCCTCACGCTCCTCGTGCTCGAGCGGCTGCCCGAGCACCGGTTCGACCCGCCCCGGGTCTCGGTGGTCAGCATCGTCGTCCTCATGGTGCTCTTCGGAGCGGTTGCCATGCTCACCGGCGGGGCCATCAGCCCGTACCTGCCGTTCCTGAGCATCCCCACCCTGATGCTCGCGGCCCGGTTCCGGCTGCGGGTGGCGGTCTACGGCCTGATCTGCTCGTTCGGCATCGCCGCCGCCGCGGTCCTCGGTGCCGCCGCGTTGCCCGACGTTCCCGCCGCGCCCGCCTGGCTGAACCTGACCTGCTACGCCTCGCTGATGGTCGGTCTGGCCGCGCTCTCGCTGACCCTGCTCACCGCGGAGATGCAGTCCCGCGGCGACGCCGTGGTCGACCAGCTCACCGGACTGTTCAACCGCAAGGCGCTCGCCGGACGCTACGCCGAGGCCGCCGCCCAGGCCCGGGTGCTCGGTGCGCCGGTCTCCCTCGTGCTCTGCGACCTGGACCACTTCAAGCAGGTCAACGACCAGCACGGACACGACCGCGGCGACGTCGTCCTGCGGGAGGCCGCGTACCGGATGCGCAAGACCCTGCGGACGTTCGACCTGGTGTACCGGATCGGCGGCGAGGAGTTCCTCGTGCTGCTGCCGGGCGAGGACCTCGGCGCCGCAGCAACCGTGGCCGAACGACTCGTCGCCGACGTCTCCGCCAGCCCGCTGGGCGGCCTGGGCGTCACGATGTCCGCCGGGGTGTCGACGGCGCCGGAGGCGGACGCCGAGCTGGACGACCTGCTGAAGCGGGCGGACATCGCGCTGTACGCCGCCAAGGACGCCGGCCGCAACTGCGTGCGGCTCGCCGAGCGGCTGAACGTCCGGGTCTGAGACCCGCTAGCCGGCCACCAGGGCCGCCAGGGCCTCGCCCACCTCACGGGTCCCCCGCCGCTCGCCACTGCGGTTCGCCAGGTCCTTCGCCACAGCGTCCTGCACGCGACCGGCGTACGCCGGCTCGCCCAGGTGCTCGAGCAGCATCCCGACGGACAGCACGGTGGCGGTGGGGTCGGCCAGTCCCTGCCCCGCGATGTCGGGCGCGGAGCCGTGCACGGGCTCGAACATGCTCGGCGCCGTGCGGTCGGGGTTGACGTTGCCGCTCGCCGCCAGCCCGATCCCGCCGGTCACGGCTGCCGCGAGGTCGGTGATGATGTCGCCGAACAGGTTGTCGGTCACGACGACGTCGAACCGCGCCGGGTCGGTGACCAGGAAGATCGTCGCCGCGTCGACGTGCAGGTAGTCGGTGGCGACGTCCGGGAACTCCTCGCCCACCGTCTCGACGGTCCGTCGCCACAGGTGCCCGGCGTAGGTCAGCACGTTGTGCTTGTGCACCAGGGTCAGCTGGCGGCGCGGCCGGGCCTGCGCCCGGGCGAAGGCGTCCCGGACGACGCGCTCGACGCCGAACGCCGTGTTGACGCTCACCTCGGTCGCGACCTCGTGCGGCGTGCCGACCCGCAGCGCGCCGCCGTTGCCCGTGTACGGGCCCTCGGTGCCCTCCCGGACGACGACGAAGTCGATCTCGCCCGGATCGGCCAGCGGCGTCACGGCGCCCGGGAAGAGCCGGCTGGGGCGCAGGTTCACGTACTGGTCGAGCTCGAACCGCAGCCGTAGCAGCAGCCCCCGCTCGAGCACGCCGCTGGGCACGCTGGGGTCGCCGATCGCGCCGAGCAGGATGGCGTCGTGCCCGCGGACCTCGTCCAGCACCGAGTCCGGCAGGGTCTCGCCGGTCGCCTGCCAGCGGCGGGCCCCCAGGTCGTAGTCGGTGCGCTCGAACGCCGGTCCGCCCGACCCGGTCACGGCGTCCAGCACGCGGAGCCCTTCGGCGACCACCTCGGGACCGATGCCGTCGCCGCCGATGACTGCCAGCGAGTACGTCGTCGTCATGGTCGGCAGGATATCGCGCGTCCCACGATGCGAACCATTTCATCTCACGAGGCGGAACGCCTCTGGTCGCCCCGAGACGACCCTGCCCCCGCCACCAGAGGGTGACGGGGGCAGGGTCGCTGTGCCGGGACGGTCAGCGCGAGCGGGTCAGCGCACGCGGACCGACACCGCCGAGGACGTCGACGGGTTGTACTTGCTCGAGCCGTTGTAGGTGGCCTTGAGCGAGTGCGTGCCCTTCGCCAGCACCGGTGCCTTCAGCACCGCCTTGCCCTTGCTGATGGTCGCCGAGCCGATCACCTTGCTGCCGTCCCGGAAGGTGACCGTGCCGGTCGCGGTCGTGGTGACCGTGGCCGTCAGCGTCGGGCGGTAGCCGTGGCTGAAGTCCCGGTCGTTGACCGCCAGCTTCGTCGCGCTGGCGACGCCCTTGACCGTGACCTTCACCACCGCCGAGGTGCTCGCGACGTTCTGCGTGTCCCCGCCGTAGGTGGCCACCAGGGAGTGCGTGCCCCGGCCGAGCACCGGCACCTGGAACGTCGCCTTGCCGGCCGCCAGCGTGCGGGTGCCGAGCACCTTGCTGCCGTCCTTGAAGGTCACCGTGCCGGTCGGGGTGCCCGCAGCTGCCCGCGGCGTCACCGTCGCGGTCAGCGTCGGACGAGCGCCGTACGTGAACGACGTCGCCGAGCTCGTCAGCCTCGTCGTCGTCCCGGTGCGGACGGAGACCACCTGCGCCCGAGCG
This genomic interval carries:
- a CDS encoding 3-isopropylmalate dehydrogenase, whose product is MTTTYSLAVIGGDGIGPEVVAEGLRVLDAVTGSGGPAFERTDYDLGARRWQATGETLPDSVLDEVRGHDAILLGAIGDPSVPSGVLERGLLLRLRFELDQYVNLRPSRLFPGAVTPLADPGEIDFVVVREGTEGPYTGNGGALRVGTPHEVATEVSVNTAFGVERVVRDAFARAQARPRRQLTLVHKHNVLTYAGHLWRRTVETVGEEFPDVATDYLHVDAATIFLVTDPARFDVVVTDNLFGDIITDLAAAVTGGIGLAASGNVNPDRTAPSMFEPVHGSAPDIAGQGLADPTATVLSVGMLLEHLGEPAYAGRVQDAVAKDLANRSGERRGTREVGEALAALVAG